The following proteins are encoded in a genomic region of Aminivibrio pyruvatiphilus:
- a CDS encoding KdsC family phosphatase produces MTIRLLALDVDGTLTDGGVYMNGQGAEFKRFDIRDGMGIVRLRKAGVEIALISGRHSAATEQRARDLGITRLCNGVADKMPVLAALVEELGITFAETAYMGDDVNDVECLRAAGLALVPADGVPEARAAADYVTCSPAGRGAVREAAELILAGNGGL; encoded by the coding sequence ATGACGATCAGGCTCCTGGCGCTTGACGTGGACGGCACTCTCACCGACGGGGGCGTCTACATGAACGGGCAGGGGGCCGAGTTCAAGCGGTTCGATATCCGGGACGGCATGGGGATTGTCCGCCTCAGAAAGGCCGGAGTAGAGATCGCCCTGATCAGCGGGCGGCATTCGGCGGCCACGGAGCAGCGGGCCCGGGATCTCGGCATCACCCGCCTCTGCAACGGCGTGGCCGACAAGATGCCGGTACTTGCCGCCCTCGTGGAGGAGCTGGGGATAACCTTCGCCGAAACGGCCTACATGGGTGATGACGTGAACGACGTGGAATGCCTCCGGGCGGCGGGCCTGGCCCTGGTTCCGGCCGACGGCGTGCCGGAGGCCCGGGCGGCCGCCGATTACGTGACTTGTTCCCCGGCGGGAAGAGGGGCCGTCCGCGAGGCAGCCGAACTCATCCTCGCCGGAAACGGAGGGCTGTGA